The Carassius auratus strain Wakin chromosome 7, ASM336829v1, whole genome shotgun sequence genome contains the following window.
GCTGCTGAAATTAAAGAAACATGTGAaatacaaataatgcatttttaagttcagtttttataatttacatagttatgctgataatatgaattgcattttcaCTAGTGGTCTCGGATGTTTGGATATGTATAGgctacattcatttttattcaaaaagaataaagtaaatatttttggcAAAAATAGTTATAAAAAGTGAAAACGAGTCAAGTTGAGAAATAACAGTTATGCAAACATCATGAATGTTTATTATTAGGATCTGTTTATAATGTCACATGGAAatagatcaaataaaaaatattattttctataaaaagcCTTATATAAATATTCATGTAGCTTTATTTAATATACTGTTTATTTGCGGTTATTTATAAATTGGCTCATGAAGAAAtggtcagaatgcatgaaattatATTGTAGTCAGTACGGCAATACTGAAGAATATGAAAAAGGAAATTGCTGAAAAACAATGCGGTCTCTAGAACTTGTTTGTAAGATGACTTAAGGCCCAAAGACTGTCAGAGATTCTTAGTACTTGATGTCATTTTTGTGGAATATTAACTTCCTCCTCTGACTTCATTCTAATAATTGTTTGTTGTGGGGTCATTTACCAGACCCGTTTTTCAGGAtttgattttccttttttttctgtttgtgaaTGCAGTGCAGAAAATAcaggaaatctttttttttaatgttttcaatgcCTGCTACATCTACAAATGGCCTGGTAGATGACACCTGACACATTTCTACATTCATTTCTATTTATAGACTGTTATTGTTTTAACAAAGACTTGCAGATTCATTATGTGTGCTGCATGTGGCCAAAGATTTATGTGGTAGACAATGCTCTTGTTTGGATGCACATTGTTTTATGGAACACTATTTaatcattgcatttaaataaacacgtGGTGGTGGTGAGATGTCCTGAGGCGCAACATACTGCACGGCATTAAACAgcttttattattagttattagaaaatacaaatttaaggtagaggtattttttttctcacatatgCAGTAAGTGTGCGTTTCAGTTCAGTAGTaagcaagtttaaaaaaaagttcgtCAGAAAGCGGAAAGTGTGCTGAGGAGGAAACCTTAAGCGCTTATCATACGAAGAGTATCGCGGTAAACAAGTGCTGTGGTTAATTTCACTTAATTATTCATTTACACACTGCATATATCACAGCGACGATCTTGTGTGGAAGATTACtaatacaaaatacattaaaaggcCGACCCTGACAATAGTAATTCGCACAAGTTGAATAAAAGGGTTTATTATTTTTCCTAATGAAGTGCTGTTTATGGCTTAGTAATGCTCACATGGAAAGAACACTTCACTGACTGTAGTCAAAAACACTAGACTGGACAACGCCGAGATTGAAAGCACGGATGAAAGGAATTCTTCTACTGCGTTCGCCTCACATCActtttttatttctcaaatgtAAATGATGAGATTTATGTAAAGCGTATGTCACGTGACTCGCGCTAACGCCGCGCGCGCTGAGAGAAGAGGATCAGTTTCACAAGCGCTCTGACAGCTTTAACTGAATTTATCATGCTATCCCGGGACGAAATACTCAAACCCATCTGGTACGCCTTCACTGCTCTGGATGTAGACCGGAACGGGAAAGTATCCAAATCCCAGTTAAAGGTAAGCAAAGTACTCTACCGTCAACTGTAAATCAATCACCTGTTTCTGTTTGAGCTCTAGTTTCCGTGTGTTGGCTCTGAAGAGTAAAAAAGCGCACTCGTTTATCCACTTAAAGTTAAAGTCTATAATATCAACTTGCTTATCTCGTACGAGCAAGTTGATATTATAGACTTTCACTTCTCAGTCATGTCTCTTTTAGACATATTTATTCAGACAAGCATAAAAATCTAGataaagtgaaataaattttCAGTTATACATTTATGTTTCACTCTGCAACCAAGATGATTTCCTTTCATCAGATATTTAAAGGAAATAATAGGCTATaatgagagagatggagagaggggcACAAACAAATGGTTTGAATAACGCTTGATCAGTCTTGCAAGACTTTCTCATGGGTGTATGCAGATGTATGTGCACTGaggataaaaataaatttagatgTTAGATTAGCAGTAACCATCCAaagcttattattttttttccatatcttacaataataataataaaacaagatgACTAAGTCAATCAACATTTTCTTCTATACAAACCAGAAtgcttttacatttatgcatttagcagacgcttttatccaaacatCAGTTTTTTTTAGGAACGCTTTTCATGCTTTTTCATCACTATCCGCTCTGACTACAATTTCAGGATTTAATTTTTCATTGCCAAAATTAGTTTTGTAAATAAATTCACATGTCATTTGCATGTAGTGTAACAAGTGTAATAAGCATGAATTCAGTGTAGCGTGGCAAAACTTTTGACCACGCTTGATCTATTTTATTTGCATGATTGAACCCAAGTGGCCTAGAgttgctgtctgtctctctgtaggTTCTGTCTCACAACCTGTGCACCATCCTGAGGATCCCTCATAGCTCTTCAGCCCTTGAGGAGCACttcaaagatgatgatgaaggaccAGTGTCAACACAAGGATACATGCCCTACCTGAACATGTTCATACTTGATAAGGTAATAAATACACTGTCTCTTATCAAAGAGCAACTTTATTGTTGTATTTCACTCCAGAAGTGATCAGGTGACAATAACACAATGATGTTCTTGTCACAGAATGATTACTGTATACCTCCTACCATCACCAATACAGGTTTTTGTTTAAGAATAGATGTTTATCATTTCCTGGTTGCACATAATATCTCATGACTCACatattctttttttgtgtgtgtctgtcttgaaaaaaaaaaaaaaagaataatgtcaTCACACACCATGCATGAAAACTTTATgtatgctatttatatatatatatatatagtactactCAAACATGTAAATTTTTCACACTGTTCATATGACTTACGATGCTCTTTAAACATGCTGCTCAATAAAACGATCCCGTCATTAAAGGAAAAGGGCAATgcataaaactttaaaactttgaAATTGAATTCATGTGCATTTTTAGTTTAAATCCCAAACTGCATCATTTgcagtataaaatatattcactAATGGTCTCACGCTATTTCAGTGATCCATTAATGTTTTCAGTACTTTTTAAATTGGAAAATtgtccaaaaataaaacaaagcttgTAAATACTAAAGAAGATGAGACCTAAAATGCTAAAACAACTGTAAGGAAGTTCATATCCATGGACCGTCACTTGTGATTCATGGGGCATGAGACTTGTTACtcacatattcatttttttatatatcttgcTGAAAATAAAAAGGAACGTTTAATGACACTTCTGACGAACTGTTTAAAATTTCATACTGTTTAAGTTGAAGTATGAAGTTTCTGTGGTACCTGTGTCAAAGCATGTTTTCAAATGCCTTATTTTAAGTTCTTCTTATCTCTACAACTGCTCACTATTTTATCTGGGGCTGAAATGTGAGACAAAATGTGAGTTTAGCGTATACATTTCAAGAAGAAACTACACAAGCTTGATGTCTCGATTGAAACCTAATATCTTGTAAACACACCACCAATGTGTTAAGCCCTGTTTTACTCTGTTgtctttcagaatcagaatcagaaagagctttattgccaagtatgcttgcgcatacaaggaatttgttttagtgacataagcttccagtacacagagacaacaacaaacacaaaaaaaacaaaaattgtgtattttacccaattttcatattttatcttCCAAAATCTGTAATCTCTGTAATCTCTAACTAAATCGCAATTAAAGCATGAGCTACTGTATGGTTCCTCATTGGCTAAACACCCTCTGGCTCCGCCTGCTACAGTAGCCACGCCCCAAACTCTCACTATTGGTCGAGCTGGAAAGAGATTGACAGATATTAGTGGACGGCTCTAAATGTTTTGATGGTGCTGGGAAGCTCAGTTTCAATTTTTGGGGAAATAAACCCATGAATGGCATACTGATGAGCAAACAGTAAACTGGGTTAAGAGTATcctgacattaaaaaaaacttttaaacttttaaattcgGTGTGAGATTTTATGCCGATTTGAACTGAAATACTCTCAGTGGTCACATCATTAACAGTCTTGCCAGATAACATGCATTTTCCTCTAGTGTTATATTTTCAACATAATTCATCATATTTTAGTTGTGAATTGGGTTTAGTTACAGATTTCTGCTTGTTTTTCTCATTTGACACACAATACTTATTTCTTAAATAAAGCGCAAAAAAGATTTTCTTAAGAAAAACACCCAAATTAATCTGAAGTTTCGATATATTTTCTTCTTGGAAGTGAAATACAGTATGATTTGCTTTCCCTCAACATTCAGACCTTACAGCATCTCTTCTGCTTCGTTTCGACTTCACAGTTTGACATGTGCGttcagaaatgcttttctttGTAGCACTACTGTAACGTGTGGTTATGACTTCTGTAAAAGTTTCTATTGCCTTCCTGTCAGCTCAAACCTGTTTGACCATTCTTCTCTGACTTGTCTTCAAGGCGTTTTTCTCCCTGAGAAACTGCTACTTACTGTATTTGGTTGTTTACACCGTTCTCTGTAAACTCTAGAGACTCTCAAGTGTGAAAACACCACAACATCAACAGTTTCTGACATACTCACTTACAGTAGACCATATTTCTTCAAGAACAAGAACTGAACCTCTTGTTGTTTAAGCATTGATATAGATATATACAATTTATTGCCTATGTTCGCTGATTTCCTTGCTGCTTGGTatgaaattttaaaaaatcaagccCCTTTCAGTTAGTCAACACAAAACAAACGTTATGCATTGCTTATAAATTCagccaaaatatttgaaattgtagctctaaaataaagtttatttttaatatttcaatggCAGATCCAGGCCAACTTTGACTTCAACGAGCTGAATAAGATGTGCTGGACTTTATCTTCACCAAAGCACATCAGTAGCAAACATCTGCTCATCTCAAGGGATGATACCTTCAAGGTGTGGTGCATCTTCAACTTCCTGTCTGAAGATAAATATCCACTTCACATTGTCACAGAAGAGGTTTGTTCTAGAGCATTAAGTTGTTTTATATCTTTTTCTAATTACATGATATCAAGTGGAAATAACGCTGTATTTTGTGTTGTATCAGCTCGAGTATTTCCTGCGCAGGCTGTTTGGAGCAATGGGTTGCGGTTGGAAGGAGGACAGGTTTGAAGACTACAAATTGCAGCTCTGTGCAAAGAAAAAAGATCTGAATGCTTGGGAACTGATTGAGCTTATTGGCATGGGCCATTTCACCAAGGGCATAAACACTCAGACTCTCTCCATGGCCATCAGTGTGGTCCATCAGGAACTTGTGATGGATGTTATTAAGCAGGTGGGAGTCTGTGTTAAAGCCAATGTAAAAATCCACTCTCCAAAACTGGAGAAATAAAGAGATGTGCCTTACAAGCGATTAACTTGCTGTTTTTTATTCAAAAGGGCTATATGATGAAAAAAGGCCATAAGAGGAAGAACTGGACAGAGCGATGGTTTGAGCTCCATCTCAATTACATGTCCTATTATGTGAGTGAAGACCTCATAGAGCAGAAGGGATGCATTTCACTTGATCGCAACTGCTGTGTTGAGGTAAAATCAGTATTTGCTGTCATTAAAGCTCTTTTCAAGTTCACACAAACAAGaactttgtcatcatttacacaccctcataatatggaagcttatttctgccACACCTCTTTATTTCACAatcataattgtgagaaaaaagtcataattgtgagataaaaagtttatttttttctattctatggCAAAATTAAGCTTTCATATCATGTCGATCCAACCCTGTATGATTTCTTATGAAAGCAgacgtttagcagaatgtccaagctgctcttttccataaaaacccccccccaaaaaactgtCCCTTTATATATCTAAATTGCTCTGTCTTTGCAGTCCTTACCAGACAAGGATGGAAAGAAAAACCtctttattataaaatgtgttgAGAAAAGTTTTGAGATCAGTGCATCggataaaaagacaaaacaagagTGGATTCAAGGTATTGCATGTCTGTGCTGGTTACAAATAGAGGTTACACTTTTGACTGTGAAATATTTGTCTATCCACAATGTCATGTGTTCATGTGTATTCAGCCATCCAGGACTGCATCGTCCGCATAAGACAGGGCCTTTCCTCCCCACACCGAGAATCCAGACAGAAACGCAGGGAGCTGAGAAACAGGTTGAAAGCCGAACAGGAGACGATGGAGAACAGAATGAGACAGCTGCAGTTGGCCAACGAGAGAAAGCAGGCCCAGCTGGAAGCCATGAGCAAGGTACTCGAATCCTCCTTGAAAGATGTTATTGAAAGAGTCAAATACAAGTTACCTGCTAAAACAGCTTGTTTCAAGCTATTTTAGTAGTATCTCTAGTGGAGATATTGGATTAAAGGTGCATTTAGTAGTTCTATATCTAGTGGTAGCATTTCTGTTCATCGTGTACTTGAAACTAGTGAGTTGTGCATCACTACTTTCATATTTTCTCCGTCAATAAATCTTTCCACCTTGTGTTTTCCGTATCGATGTTTACTTTTTGCCTTTGTTGGTCTTTCATGCCACACAAGTACTGATTTTACCATTGTGAATCATAACAATGCATGCGTTCCGGTGTCTGAATTTTGAATTTTGTATCACTAAACAAAACTACATATGCAAGCATACGTCATTCTGATGactcttctcaaaaacacatattTATTTCTTGTGCAAAACTTATATCATAAATTAGCACCAGACTGAAAGCTTTCAAATTGGTCAGGAAATGCATATTTAGATCTTTATATTATGTTTCTGTAGGTTAGCTTATGAAGTAAGCAAagtttattgcattaaaaaaaaaaaaaacataacattgcatttttgtaaaaattatcatTTTCCATTCTCATCTTCTATCTCTGTCACAAACGCTTCATTTCAATGCAATATTGCTAACACAATTGCTTTCAAGAAAGCAATATTTGGCAATGCTATAGCTTTCAATACAGGATATTGTATGTAAAATAAGATATACAAAACATTCTCGTTCAAACCTGGTATGCCGGTAAAAATAAACTTAAGCCATGCATTTTCTAGTAGATCTATTAGAAGGAcatccctagtgaaaaataaaataaatatacttaaatgtatttgaaatacatttatttcatgcaaagtATTCTacgaatacatttttatatttatgtactcAATAAAATGTCCCGCAGTTGTACTTATAGTAAACTAAACTGATATACTTAAAAGTATcctaaattggaacaactaatatggcacttaatgcactttaattgtgcaaaAGTAGTGCTGAAGGACAATTAAAGATATACTTAGTATATTTTATTGTGctgaagtggaactattgcagGTGTAATTCAGGTACACTTTAAcagtacactttaaatattttgcatttgaaGTCTGGTATTAGAATAGCAGAATCACTCTTGTGATTGATGAACAGACTTGAGTTATATATACACAAGAGAACAActtgatttatatatacacacatttaggGGCATGTGGTGGTGTTTCAGATGGGTGgaacaaaaacttatattttaaactGGGGAGTCATCTTTAAAGGTATAAAACTTGCAGTACCTCTTCTGTTACAAGATCGGTTTCGTTTTGTTCTCTTTTCGCTGTCAGTTCCCCTTTTGGCTAATTTTCattcacttacattttttttatagcacACTATTAGTAATCAGAAACTAACGTTTCACTTCTTTGTCCATTTATTTTCTCCCATTACATTCTCCCTCTAATTAGTTTCCATGTTACACATACAGTCCTACTCGACAATGATAAGAAAGCTACAGAACCTACTGAAGCTCTGAGACTGATAAATGTGTAGATATttctagaacttttttttttttgctattgaagCCATAGCTTTGTGTCTTCAAGTGGCTTACCTCAACTgtcctgtcaaaaaaaaaaaaaaaaagccccaaaATATAGCTTAAAAACAGCTTTGCATATGCAAATTCATTTTAGGGCACCTGCGAAAAAGCACCCCTGAGCAATGAAGCCACACTTCCTGCGTACAGGCATTGTGACAGTCAATGGTTCCTGTTTGATATCTTCAATCTCAAGGAATCGTTCTTTCATTAAGCTGTACTTTATTGCCTGTCAACTTTACGAAATTTTCCAAATATCATTATGCACTTTAATAAACTGCCCATTGCTGCTTTTAAATGATCCTGTGAGCCTTGCCTCATATACTTCTACTGTAAGTGCTTTTTTACAAACTGAGGGAAGAGTTGAAATGTTTCTGTTGGAATCAATAGCATGACAGCTACCATCAACTGAATCTAGAacattgttttaacattaaacagtgaattttagcaatagccaaaaaaagatcatgttccatgaagatatatttttttttaattcctactgtaaatatataaaaacaaaatttttgattagtaatatgcatcgctaagaattcatttggacaacaaaaggcgattttctcaatattttgatttttttgcaccctcagattccagattttctaataattgtatctcggtcaaatattgtccgatcctaataaaccacacatcagtggaaagcttatttattcagctttctgataatgtataaatctcaatttcgctgaggctggttttgtggtccagggtcacatattttgcTTTACCACCTGTACTTCGGGGTTTAATCAGGCTTACAGAAGCCTTTCATGCTTTCATTTTCTCTGGATATGGCAGAACCTGCAGGAAGCATCAATGAGGGGTGATTTTGAGGAACAGAGAAGACTTCAGACCCAAAATGAACTACTGGACCAATACAGACGAGACCTGGAGCAAGAGAAAATGGTAACAGCAACATTAACGTTAATGTCCCACTAGCAGACATCTCTCCTCTCCTAAAAGGACCAGGAGTCTCTTGCATATCGATAACGAATCCCTGACACCCACAAATGATATGCAGTCCCTTAAATTGAGAGAGGGTAAGATAGGGGCCCTGTTTCCTggatattaaagtgttttttttaggtATTCAGTTACAAGTTGTCAGCTGAGATGCACGCCTGATGTAATAAAGAAACGTAAAACTGCTTCTTAGGCTCGAATGCAGATGGAAGAGCAGGTGGTTGAAAAGGCCAATGAAGTGGAGCAGTACTGGCAGCGTACGCAGGAGCTGGAAGAAATGTACCGTCAACTGAAAAAGGCACTAGACGACGAGAGGCAGGCCAAAGAGGATGAAGAAGCCCTGCGCAAACTGCAGGCCAggtgcacaaacacaaaacattcaGTATACACATCAAGTAGTCAATGTTATGGGCCACAGCATTATGCAgaacatttgtgtgttttatttgcagGCTGCTACAAGAGGAGGCAAACAAGAGGCTTGAATTAGAGCAGATTCACCTGCAGCAGCAACAAACCTTATCCCAGTCTCggaaagagaaagaagagctGGAAAGGGAGCGAACAGAGAAGGAACGTGCCCTGCAGGCTGCTCAGGAGCAGCTGGAGAGCCTCAGAAGACAGAGAGAGGGGGCACAAGAGGAATACATGGTAGCAGTTTCAGAATGATAGAGTGTATTTAAGGATTTTTATACTGTTTGCTTTGTCTTCTGTGTTTTACTCTGTAGCAAAGATGTCCAAGTGAATTCACTTTCAGGTCATctaagatgaatttgtttcttcatcagatcacTTGCTCAATAAAGAATCCTCTGCAGTGCATGGGTGCCGTGAGAgtagataaaaacatcataataatccacaagtgaccCACACAACTATACTCCAtcagtgaaaagctgcatgtttgtaagaaaatccattcaagacattttaatttcaaataatcaCTTTTGGACAAAATACATGTCCATAATGCATAAAAATGCTTCTATCTTCTGTTGTCCTCTCGCACTTTTacacagtgcttgatctgtgcagatttctctgcTGAAGATTTTATGTAAAgcggactttttttattttattttttttagccagAATCAATGATTTGAAGTTAATCATGAagttgtttattacaaacatacagcttcTTTGGATTTTCTTTGGATTCAtgaggattacttgtgaattattgtgatgtttttatcagctgtttgcactctcattttgacggcacccattcactgcagaggatccaatggtgagtAAGTGTTGTagtgttaaatttctccaaatctgttctgatgaataaaaaaaactcatgcaCGTCATGGATAGCCTGAGGATGAGTACCTTTTCAGCAAGTTTGCATTTTGgggtgtactgttcctttaaggtaAATGATCAGAATTTCGGtgacttttattgtttttcaggcCGTTACAAGGAAACTGGAGCGCGCAGCTCACAAAACAAAGAATTGGAAGCACAAAGTCTCTAACCACGAGGGCCTACTTCGAACCATTTCACCAGGTGACAAGAGTGTAAACTTTCTCAGATGGCAGATAACATTTCCAAAAGCACCAGGTTAATGGTTTTCATGCATTTCTTAGGCACTAAGGGTCCCACTAGAATGACCAACTGGGGACAGGCAGCGTTCACTGACACAGAGCTGAATGAGATGGAGAGGATTTGGCAGGAGAACAAGAATAGACCATATGATGGACAATAACATCTAAAGCAtccatttcttttatttgtgtgtatttattttgtgttttccagGTAGTCATCATCATGACTTTTGTTAGTGGTTAAATCTGTTGttagtaaaatgtgtttttattcaaCCATTTATTAATTGTGCGCTATTATTAATGGAACATTAGCAGCTAAATGATGTGCAGTTGATGGTGTCGACTTTTTCAAGATAtatcaaaataatgtaaaatgtgacATCCATAGCTTTTAATGCTTTGTTGTATTGATGTTGTTTTTTAAACACGCTTAGAAAATGTGAAAGTATTGTCATTCAACTTTAGTAATTTCAAgtgtattcattttttaatgtgaaaaagaGAGTTTGGAGGTGCTAGTGCTATCAAAGCACCAGATTCCTACCCTATCCACTAGATGTCCTTATTGATACATAGACAAACCCATAAGACCAATTCATACAGTTTTTGTAGACTAGAGTCACTGATTGACAAAATACACATTAACTGAAATACTGTGTTAGCAGTGCATGCATAATCCATTCAGCTCAAAATCTGCATTTTAACTTCAcctttttagaaaatatatacaaGAATAAATCATGCTGTTCATGATGGGTTGATGTGGTTCATTTTGTCTTCAATGTCTTTGTCAGCCGGATGAATTTAATATATCGATAACA
Protein-coding sequences here:
- the LOC113106464 gene encoding switch-associated protein 70-like — translated: MLSRDEILKPIWYAFTALDVDRNGKVSKSQLKVLSHNLCTILRIPHSSSALEEHFKDDDEGPVSTQGYMPYLNMFILDKIQANFDFNELNKMCWTLSSPKHISSKHLLISRDDTFKVWCIFNFLSEDKYPLHIVTEELEYFLRRLFGAMGCGWKEDRFEDYKLQLCAKKKDLNAWELIELIGMGHFTKGINTQTLSMAISVVHQELVMDVIKQGYMMKKGHKRKNWTERWFELHLNYMSYYVSEDLIEQKGCISLDRNCCVESLPDKDGKKNLFIIKCVEKSFEISASDKKTKQEWIQAIQDCIVRIRQGLSSPHRESRQKRRELRNRLKAEQETMENRMRQLQLANERKQAQLEAMSKNLQEASMRGDFEEQRRLQTQNELLDQYRRDLEQEKMARMQMEEQVVEKANEVEQYWQRTQELEEMYRQLKKALDDERQAKEDEEALRKLQARLLQEEANKRLELEQIHLQQQQTLSQSRKEKEELERERTEKERALQAAQEQLESLRRQREGAQEEYMAVTRKLERAAHKTKNWKHKVSNHEGLLRTISPGTKGPTRMTNWGQAAFTDTELNEMERIWQENKNRPYDGQ